One stretch of Candidatus Baltobacteraceae bacterium DNA includes these proteins:
- a CDS encoding ABC transporter ATP-binding protein, with the protein MTAPVLARDVRKAYATSSGDAIALAGVSLELRRGEMVALVGPSGCGKTTLLNLIGCVDLPTSGEILIEGRRTTDLSDDELTLLRRDRIGTIFQFFNLLPALTVEQNVSLPLVLRGAAKDEVSTRVRETLGLVGIVERARAFPAELSGGQQQRVAVARAIVHRPAIVLADEPTGNLDSKNGAIVLDLLRTIANGGQTVLMATHNESAAAISDRTLHMQDGQWVYSYAG; encoded by the coding sequence GTGACCGCTCCGGTCCTCGCACGGGACGTCCGTAAGGCTTACGCGACGTCGTCGGGGGATGCCATTGCCCTTGCAGGCGTCTCGCTCGAGCTCCGGCGTGGAGAAATGGTCGCGCTCGTCGGTCCGAGCGGTTGCGGTAAGACGACACTTCTCAATCTGATCGGGTGCGTCGATCTGCCGACGTCGGGCGAGATCCTGATCGAAGGCCGCCGCACGACTGATTTGAGCGACGACGAGCTTACACTACTGCGGCGCGATCGGATCGGAACGATCTTTCAATTCTTCAATTTGCTCCCGGCACTTACCGTCGAACAGAATGTCTCGCTGCCGCTCGTTTTGCGAGGCGCCGCGAAGGATGAAGTCTCGACGCGCGTCCGTGAAACGCTCGGGCTCGTTGGAATCGTTGAGCGTGCGCGCGCGTTTCCCGCGGAGCTGTCGGGCGGACAGCAGCAGCGCGTTGCCGTTGCTCGTGCGATCGTTCATCGGCCCGCGATCGTGCTGGCCGATGAGCCGACCGGCAATCTCGATTCGAAAAACGGAGCGATCGTCTTGGATCTGTTGCGTACGATCGCGAATGGCGGACAGACGGTCTTGATGGCAACGCACAACGAGAGCGCGGCGGCAATCAGCGACCGGACGCTCCATATGCAAGACGGGCAATGGGTTTACTCTTACGCGGGCTGA
- a CDS encoding FtsX-like permease family protein encodes MGLLLRGLIAGTLRDGRLRTIVTVVAVALGVAIALAIDLANATAVDSFSSSVNVVASRVNLQILGAGRGFDEQTLLRVAAQPGVISASPVIEDSIVVGARRGHPQAGEVLRVLGVDLLQPLPRDAGTPTTGTDVHADTLVNGQGAVVSGRVARRWKLHAGSRFSAIAGARPVSLVVAAILPPSVVGIDSSVVFVDVATAQDIFDKVGVLDRIDCVVDPNRLAQTFAAVRKIIPSGTRAVEPRVRTGEIRRMLQSFQLNLDALSAIALVVGMYLIFNTVAIAVVQRRPEIGTLRALGATRAQIFIAFLIEGGALGLAGSLLGLALGGLFAQFSVAAVAHTVQTLYIGIGVGGVLWDPLPIVKAFVLGIALAVVAAIVPALEAARIPPALTMRAAGFERASPHFARHAALAGVLAFIAAGLLTTGPPIAGLPVFGYLSGIMIIAGGSLCVPLVISGTAAFGRRYLHDAPALLAAGNLAGALRRESVAVAALGIAIAMTTAVSILIGSFRTTVVTWADEVLSADLFVRPLGPSDASSDTRFSPRVLAAIARVPGVVDVHALRSITIPFRGRLTELDATDFRQLARRNSIQFLGTGDVPALLRRTAGTRNVFVSEPFATRFGVRPRDSLVLDTPAGEIRFDVAAVFNDYSTESGIIMLDRTTFEQLFGDDTVDSIAIWAAPGANLLDLRTRVIRRVLPLQIDIETNRELRALVVQIFNRTFAITYALYLISIAIALLGVISTLFALVLERRREIGILRYLGLRTRDVRRMVLVEAAFVGVLGALVGIALGFLLALLLIFVINRQAFGWLIDLHVPWEFLGASFVVVVIAALIAGIYPAGVAARIQTVEAIRTE; translated from the coding sequence ATGGGTTTACTCTTACGCGGGCTGATCGCGGGAACGCTGCGCGACGGTAGACTTCGCACGATCGTAACGGTCGTCGCCGTCGCACTCGGCGTCGCGATCGCACTTGCAATCGACCTGGCCAACGCAACGGCGGTTGATTCGTTCTCCTCGAGCGTCAACGTCGTCGCAAGTCGCGTAAATTTGCAGATTCTCGGCGCCGGGCGCGGATTCGATGAGCAGACACTGTTGCGCGTCGCGGCGCAGCCCGGTGTCATCTCCGCATCGCCCGTCATCGAAGACAGCATCGTCGTGGGCGCGCGTCGCGGGCATCCGCAAGCAGGAGAAGTGCTGCGCGTACTGGGCGTTGATTTGTTGCAGCCGTTGCCGCGCGACGCCGGGACACCGACGACGGGAACGGACGTGCACGCCGATACGCTCGTCAACGGCCAGGGTGCGGTCGTCAGCGGGCGGGTAGCGCGACGCTGGAAACTGCATGCCGGCTCGCGTTTTTCCGCGATCGCCGGTGCGCGTCCGGTCTCGCTCGTCGTCGCAGCAATTCTGCCGCCGAGCGTGGTGGGGATCGACTCGAGCGTGGTCTTCGTCGACGTCGCAACGGCACAGGATATCTTCGATAAAGTGGGAGTGCTCGATCGTATCGACTGCGTCGTCGATCCGAATCGTCTGGCGCAAACCTTTGCGGCCGTACGCAAGATCATTCCGTCGGGGACGCGGGCGGTCGAACCCAGAGTGCGTACCGGCGAGATTCGCCGCATGCTGCAGAGCTTCCAATTGAATCTCGATGCGCTCTCCGCGATCGCGCTCGTCGTCGGCATGTACCTCATCTTCAATACGGTCGCGATCGCCGTCGTGCAGCGCCGGCCGGAGATCGGGACGTTGCGCGCACTCGGCGCGACGCGCGCGCAAATATTCATCGCGTTTCTCATCGAGGGCGGTGCGCTCGGCCTGGCAGGCTCACTGTTGGGTCTCGCGCTTGGCGGATTGTTCGCGCAATTCTCGGTTGCCGCAGTAGCCCACACGGTGCAAACGCTCTACATCGGAATCGGCGTCGGAGGAGTGCTGTGGGATCCGTTACCGATCGTCAAAGCGTTCGTGCTTGGCATCGCTCTTGCCGTCGTTGCCGCGATCGTTCCGGCGCTGGAGGCCGCGCGCATTCCTCCCGCGTTGACGATGCGAGCCGCGGGCTTTGAACGCGCCTCTCCGCATTTTGCGCGTCACGCTGCCCTCGCGGGCGTGCTTGCATTCATTGCCGCCGGGCTGTTGACCACGGGTCCGCCGATCGCCGGCTTGCCGGTTTTCGGTTACCTCTCGGGGATCATGATCATCGCGGGCGGTTCGCTCTGCGTTCCGCTCGTGATCTCGGGCACCGCTGCATTTGGTCGTCGCTACTTGCATGATGCGCCGGCGCTGCTCGCCGCGGGGAATCTCGCCGGAGCGCTGCGGCGCGAAAGTGTTGCGGTTGCGGCGCTGGGCATCGCAATCGCGATGACGACTGCGGTCTCGATCTTGATCGGTTCGTTTCGCACGACTGTGGTGACGTGGGCCGACGAAGTGCTCTCGGCCGATTTGTTCGTGCGCCCGCTCGGCCCATCGGACGCCTCGTCCGATACACGTTTCTCACCACGCGTGCTCGCAGCCATCGCCCGCGTTCCGGGTGTTGTCGACGTACACGCACTGCGCTCGATTACGATTCCGTTCCGAGGACGGTTGACGGAGCTCGACGCGACCGATTTCCGGCAGCTCGCGCGCCGCAATTCGATTCAGTTTCTCGGAACCGGTGACGTCCCGGCATTGCTACGCCGGACGGCGGGAACGCGCAACGTGTTCGTTTCCGAGCCGTTCGCGACGCGCTTTGGCGTCCGGCCACGCGACTCGCTTGTGCTCGATACGCCTGCAGGCGAGATTCGCTTCGATGTAGCTGCCGTTTTCAACGATTACTCGACCGAGTCGGGGATCATCATGCTCGACCGCACGACGTTCGAGCAATTATTCGGGGACGACACGGTTGACTCGATCGCGATATGGGCGGCACCCGGCGCGAATCTGCTCGATCTTCGGACACGCGTGATTCGCAGAGTACTGCCGTTACAGATCGACATCGAGACGAATCGTGAGCTGCGCGCACTGGTCGTGCAGATCTTTAACCGGACGTTCGCGATCACTTACGCACTGTATCTGATCAGCATTGCGATTGCGCTGCTTGGCGTGATCTCGACACTGTTTGCGCTGGTGCTCGAGCGCCGGCGCGAGATCGGGATTCTACGTTATTTGGGCTTACGTACGCGCGACGTTCGGCGCATGGTGTTGGTCGAGGCGGCGTTTGTCGGCGTGCTCGGTGCGCTCGTTGGCATCGCGCTCGGGTTCCTGCTCGCGCTGCTCCTGATTTTCGTGATCAATCGCCAGGCTTTCGGCTGGCTCATCGATCTGCACGTCCCGTGGGAGTTTCTCGGTGCATCGTTCGTGGTCGTCGTAATTGCGGCGCTAATAGCGGGAATCTACCCGGCCGGAGTCGCGGCACGCATCCAAACCGTCGAGGCGATTCGAACCGAATGA
- a CDS encoding lipocalin-like domain-containing protein, translated as MKLLAVTLFAVLSFRIASAPYTFVFPRDHGAHPAYQSEWWYFTGHLRAHDGHRFGFELTIFRFGIRPGDAHFAPSASRWHGSEVFPAHFAITDVDDKTFVHDERFVRDALGMGAASTTTLNVHAGNWSIRGIDPIRLHAASGANAIDLALQPDKPPAINGEGGISRKGTCSSCASHYYSLTRLATVGTLVVGGTHYTVDGESWMDHEFGSDELQANQRGWDWYALQLDDGRELMLYVLRQEDGGVTPQSSGSLVARDGRVRHLVLRDFQTQALGVWKSPASGALYPSGWHVRVPSEGLDVTISPLLRDQELIDQQLHVAYWEGDCDLSGTDRSRPVRGAAYVELTGYAGILSF; from the coding sequence ATGAAGCTTCTGGCAGTGACGCTGTTCGCTGTACTCTCGTTTCGAATTGCGAGCGCTCCCTATACGTTCGTCTTTCCACGCGATCACGGCGCCCATCCGGCGTATCAAAGCGAGTGGTGGTATTTTACAGGCCACCTGCGCGCCCACGACGGACACCGATTCGGCTTCGAATTGACCATCTTTCGATTCGGCATCCGGCCGGGGGACGCGCACTTCGCGCCAAGTGCGTCGCGCTGGCACGGCAGCGAAGTCTTTCCGGCGCATTTTGCGATCACCGACGTAGACGACAAGACGTTCGTGCACGACGAGCGCTTCGTGCGCGACGCGCTCGGCATGGGCGCCGCATCGACCACGACGCTGAACGTGCACGCCGGCAATTGGTCTATCCGCGGAATCGATCCGATTCGACTGCATGCTGCCTCCGGCGCGAACGCGATCGACCTGGCCTTGCAGCCGGATAAACCTCCCGCGATCAACGGCGAAGGCGGAATCTCTCGCAAAGGCACGTGCAGTTCATGTGCATCGCACTATTACTCGCTCACGCGTCTGGCGACCGTGGGGACGCTCGTCGTCGGCGGAACGCACTATACCGTTGATGGCGAGTCCTGGATGGATCACGAGTTCGGATCCGACGAGCTGCAAGCGAATCAGCGCGGTTGGGATTGGTATGCGCTGCAGCTCGACGACGGCCGGGAGCTGATGCTCTACGTCCTCCGGCAAGAAGATGGTGGCGTCACTCCGCAGTCGAGCGGGTCCTTGGTCGCTCGGGACGGCCGCGTCCGGCACCTGGTTTTACGCGACTTTCAGACGCAGGCGCTCGGCGTGTGGAAGAGTCCCGCGAGCGGTGCCCTCTATCCAAGCGGCTGGCACGTGCGCGTGCCGAGTGAGGGCCTCGACGTCACGATTTCGCCCCTTTTACGCGATCAGGAGCTGATCGACCAGCAACTGCACGTCGCATATTGGGAAGGCGATTGCGATCTCTCGGGGACCGATCGTTCGCGCCCGGTACGTGGTGCGGCTTATGTCGAGCTTACGGGATACGCCGGCATCCTGAGCTTCTAA
- a CDS encoding FAD binding domain-containing protein translates to MAFSQRQLSIFTPRTLRDALGLSFTHREQVRWLIGTSELLASSYTHVPREAQIVDVRSLDEFRAAAVGDENKIRFGAFATITSLRGHPVLEATLFKAASAALYLAVSEANVEVVSLGRSRVTPIDGLVLAPHEAPLSIEFEPNSGDIYVQRRRTIRDGTASHDLIVGATFRLGDDGRTTRVRVALSIDDGPPVRARLAEHQLQGERLSSDRTGLAARMCAEAIVPEDPRKAAAARSALTLALAMFREARVRCDEMNRSRRPDPPRRKRRRR, encoded by the coding sequence ATGGCTTTTAGCCAGCGCCAGCTCTCCATTTTCACGCCGCGCACGCTGCGTGACGCCCTTGGTCTCTCGTTCACGCATCGCGAACAGGTTCGCTGGCTTATCGGAACGAGCGAGTTACTCGCGTCGTCGTACACGCACGTTCCTCGCGAAGCGCAGATCGTTGACGTCCGTTCGCTCGATGAATTTCGCGCCGCCGCCGTCGGCGACGAAAACAAGATAAGGTTCGGCGCGTTCGCCACCATTACGTCGTTGCGCGGACATCCGGTACTCGAGGCAACGCTCTTCAAGGCGGCAAGCGCCGCACTGTATTTGGCGGTCTCGGAAGCGAACGTCGAAGTGGTCTCGCTGGGGCGCTCGCGCGTGACGCCGATCGACGGGCTCGTGCTTGCTCCGCACGAAGCGCCGCTCTCGATCGAGTTCGAGCCCAATTCAGGCGACATTTACGTGCAGCGTCGACGGACGATTCGCGACGGCACGGCGTCGCACGACTTGATCGTTGGAGCGACATTCCGCCTTGGAGATGACGGCCGTACCACTCGCGTTCGCGTCGCGCTTTCGATCGACGACGGACCCCCGGTTCGCGCGCGCCTCGCCGAACATCAGCTGCAGGGCGAGCGGCTCTCGAGTGACCGTACCGGTCTCGCGGCTCGTATGTGCGCCGAGGCGATCGTACCGGAGGATCCCCGCAAGGCCGCAGCCGCGCGCTCGGCACTGACGCTGGCTCTGGCCATGTTCCGGGAGGCACGCGTTCGCTGTGACGAAATGAATCGGTCTCGTCGCCCTGATCCCCCACGGAGAAAACGACGCCGCCGATGA
- a CDS encoding transporter substrate-binding domain-containing protein: protein MMIRSRFLAALAFAALPVAAIAQTAVAPPQDSLTQIRQTGVLRVGLTGDYDPFSIVDANGVYRGIDADAAAMLAKAIGPNVKLEIVKTTWPTLTADLLANKFDIAMGGVSWNEARAKVGELSSAYIQDGKVALVRASDKGKYKTNTLADFDKPDVSVLVNPGGTNQVFVNANIKNAKVVVVNDNLAIPGMLVDGKGDVMFTDGVEARLKASRDHWLYAVDPDHPFTHSAHVYFMQKDQTALLNFTNTWIAHMQSDGSYNKLFAKYIGS from the coding sequence ATGATGATCCGTTCACGCTTTCTCGCAGCGCTCGCCTTTGCCGCGCTGCCTGTTGCCGCTATCGCGCAAACGGCCGTTGCGCCGCCGCAAGATTCCCTTACGCAAATTCGCCAGACCGGTGTGTTGCGCGTCGGTTTAACCGGCGATTACGATCCGTTCAGCATTGTCGATGCGAACGGCGTTTATCGGGGTATCGATGCGGACGCAGCTGCGATGCTGGCGAAAGCAATCGGGCCGAACGTCAAGTTGGAGATCGTCAAAACGACGTGGCCCACATTGACCGCCGACCTATTGGCCAACAAGTTCGATATTGCGATGGGCGGCGTGAGTTGGAATGAAGCGCGGGCAAAAGTCGGTGAGTTGTCGAGCGCGTACATTCAAGATGGAAAAGTGGCTCTCGTGCGTGCCTCCGACAAAGGAAAGTATAAAACCAACACGCTGGCGGATTTCGATAAGCCGGACGTCTCCGTGCTCGTGAATCCCGGCGGGACGAATCAAGTGTTCGTCAACGCAAACATCAAGAACGCGAAGGTTGTCGTCGTTAACGACAATCTCGCGATCCCGGGCATGCTCGTCGACGGAAAAGGCGACGTGATGTTTACGGACGGCGTCGAGGCTCGGTTGAAGGCATCGCGCGATCACTGGCTGTACGCGGTCGATCCCGATCATCCGTTCACGCACAGCGCGCACGTCTACTTCATGCAGAAGGATCAAACCGCGTTGCTCAATTTCACCAACACGTGGATCGCGCACATGCAATCCGATGGATCGTACAACAAGCTCTTCGCAAAATATATCGGCTCATGA
- a CDS encoding hydroxymethylglutaryl-CoA lyase produces the protein MTIDICDVAPRDGLQNDATQTAPEMRAELCRRLADAGVPYVEAVSFVNEKRVPRMAGAETVVSLLPVDTKTEFNALVLNERGYDRALATSLQAVHYAFPVTDAFGERNQGAKVVDSLAIAKRMIERARTDGLGISIGLAVAFGCPFEGTVDPNHVLEIAHQVAEMGPDAISFADTIGVGVPKQVRNLVEGMADTDIPIGCHFHDTRNTGVANALAAVESGAQMLDASVGGVGGCPFAPAATGNVATEDVVYMLHGMGYETGIDLDKLISTAKWLEKQLEHSVPSALHRAGPFKCIA, from the coding sequence ATGACGATCGACATTTGCGACGTCGCCCCGCGCGACGGTCTGCAAAATGACGCAACCCAAACGGCCCCGGAGATGCGCGCCGAGCTTTGCCGGCGTCTCGCCGATGCGGGTGTCCCATACGTCGAGGCCGTGAGTTTCGTCAACGAAAAACGCGTGCCGCGCATGGCGGGGGCTGAAACGGTGGTCTCACTGTTGCCGGTCGACACCAAGACCGAGTTCAATGCCCTTGTTCTCAATGAACGGGGCTACGATCGTGCGCTAGCGACGAGCCTTCAGGCCGTGCATTACGCGTTTCCGGTAACGGACGCGTTCGGCGAGCGCAATCAAGGCGCGAAGGTCGTCGATTCGCTCGCGATTGCGAAGCGCATGATCGAACGCGCGCGCACAGACGGGCTGGGCATCTCGATCGGACTCGCGGTCGCATTCGGCTGTCCGTTCGAAGGCACGGTCGATCCGAATCATGTGCTGGAGATTGCGCATCAAGTTGCGGAGATGGGTCCCGATGCGATTTCGTTCGCGGATACGATCGGCGTCGGCGTTCCCAAGCAAGTCCGCAATCTCGTCGAAGGGATGGCCGATACGGACATCCCCATAGGCTGCCACTTCCACGACACGCGCAACACCGGCGTCGCCAACGCGCTCGCCGCTGTCGAATCCGGTGCGCAAATGCTCGACGCGTCGGTCGGTGGCGTCGGCGGCTGTCCTTTCGCGCCGGCCGCGACCGGCAACGTTGCCACGGAAGACGTCGTCTACATGCTGCACGGCATGGGCTACGAGACGGGCATCGATCTCGACAAGCTGATTTCAACCGCGAAGTGGCTCGAGAAGCAACTCGAGCATTCCGTGCCGAGCGCACTCCATCGCGCCGGCCCGTTCAAATGCATAGCATAG
- a CDS encoding HAD-IA family hydrolase has protein sequence MQERVVEGPRALLFDFDGLLLDTETPEYRAWCELYEQNGHVLELSTWSLAVGTIGGFDPSAHLTSLGTPPSAEALTEQRRRVLELCELEDFLPGVDALLDVASSRGLKTCIVSSGTRAWIEGHLRSRSGLERFEAIVCADGDPARAKPRPVLYLEALEHLGVDANEAIAFEDSPNGIAAAKAAGIFCVAVPNPVTAGLDLSKADLVLDSLAQFELLGRQKGG, from the coding sequence CTGCAAGAGCGCGTAGTCGAGGGACCGCGAGCACTACTTTTTGACTTCGACGGCCTGCTTCTGGATACGGAAACTCCTGAGTATCGCGCGTGGTGCGAGCTCTACGAGCAGAATGGTCACGTCCTAGAGCTATCGACGTGGTCGCTTGCCGTCGGGACGATTGGAGGCTTCGATCCGTCGGCGCACCTAACGAGTCTTGGCACGCCGCCAAGCGCCGAAGCGTTGACGGAACAGAGGCGGCGCGTCTTGGAGCTTTGCGAGCTCGAGGACTTTTTGCCGGGAGTCGATGCACTGCTCGACGTCGCGAGTAGCCGAGGTCTGAAAACGTGCATCGTATCGTCAGGAACGCGCGCATGGATCGAGGGCCACTTAAGGAGTCGATCCGGACTCGAAAGGTTCGAGGCGATTGTTTGCGCGGATGGCGATCCGGCTCGCGCAAAACCACGGCCCGTGCTTTATCTCGAAGCGCTTGAGCATCTCGGCGTGGATGCGAACGAAGCAATCGCATTCGAAGATTCGCCGAACGGCATAGCCGCAGCAAAGGCAGCCGGAATATTTTGTGTCGCCGTACCCAATCCGGTAACTGCCGGCCTCGATCTGAGCAAGGCTGACCTCGTGCTCGACTCGCTAGCTCAATTCGAGCTTCTTGGCCGGCAAAAAGGGGGGTAG
- a CDS encoding fructose bisphosphate aldolase — MTDRSMSEQMSTKPGFIAALDQSGGSTPGALRLYGIADNAYSGDAEMFKLMHEFRVRIMTSPAFTGDKVIAAILFERTMDGTAQGKPVPSFLWEDRKVVPFLKIDKGLETESDGVSMMKPMPGLDDLLARAAKLGVYGTKERSTITLPSKTGIKAIVEQQFEVGKQVASHGLMPILEPEVSIKSPDKAGAEAILRDEITRHLDAMAEGQVMLKLTIPDKTDFYASLISHKRVQRVVALSGGYTRADADEKLSHNHGMIASFSRALVQDLKAQMSDAEFNTALTQAIDEIFKASTVKV; from the coding sequence ATGACCGATCGCTCGATGAGCGAGCAGATGTCGACGAAACCCGGCTTCATTGCCGCGCTCGATCAGAGCGGAGGCTCGACCCCCGGCGCTTTACGTCTTTACGGCATCGCCGACAACGCATACAGCGGCGATGCGGAGATGTTCAAGTTGATGCACGAATTTCGCGTGCGCATCATGACGTCACCAGCGTTTACCGGCGATAAGGTCATCGCCGCGATTCTTTTCGAGCGCACGATGGACGGAACGGCGCAGGGTAAGCCGGTTCCAAGCTTCTTGTGGGAAGATCGCAAAGTCGTACCATTTCTGAAGATCGACAAGGGTCTCGAAACGGAAAGCGACGGCGTGAGCATGATGAAGCCGATGCCGGGACTCGACGATCTGCTCGCACGCGCAGCGAAGTTGGGAGTTTACGGCACGAAAGAGCGCTCGACGATCACGCTTCCGTCGAAGACCGGGATCAAAGCCATCGTCGAACAACAGTTTGAAGTCGGCAAACAGGTCGCATCTCACGGCCTCATGCCGATCCTCGAGCCGGAAGTCTCGATCAAGAGTCCGGACAAAGCCGGTGCGGAAGCGATTCTACGCGACGAGATCACGCGTCATCTCGATGCGATGGCCGAGGGACAGGTTATGCTTAAGCTGACGATTCCGGACAAGACCGACTTCTACGCCTCGTTGATCTCGCACAAGCGAGTCCAACGCGTCGTAGCGCTCTCGGGCGGCTACACGCGCGCCGATGCCGACGAAAAACTATCGCATAATCACGGAATGATCGCGAGCTTCTCGCGGGCGCTGGTTCAAGATCTCAAGGCGCAGATGAGCGACGCCGAGTTCAACACGGCGCTCACGCAGGCGATCGACGAGATATTCAAAGCCTCGACGGTCAAAGTATAA
- a CDS encoding prenyltransferase: protein MKNHPVLRAFIRLSRLKFLAGGLLGFALGAAIARYDGAYIDWQVYALGQMMVTSFHLMVHYANDYYDRFCDESAERTAWSGGSGALLEGGLSPRIALNAALVCAGVGTFAILVFAISAAYVPALVGGLIGVLCWSYSAPPMRLLARGWGELDTAVIIALLFPLAGYVTFAHVPALRLFASSLPSIAAMFVLMFCVEYPDIDSDCATGKLNLIARLGRERSRYLIYGAVGAIYAGTILAIVLGGVIPLAYFVALTIPIAWFLCKRVGTASVADVAASGVALFVVTILGSTLAYVALIL, encoded by the coding sequence ATGAAGAATCATCCTGTGTTGCGCGCCTTCATCCGTTTGTCACGTTTGAAGTTCTTGGCCGGCGGATTACTAGGATTCGCTCTCGGCGCGGCCATCGCGCGTTACGACGGCGCGTACATCGACTGGCAGGTGTACGCACTCGGACAGATGATGGTGACGTCCTTTCACCTCATGGTGCACTACGCCAACGACTACTACGACCGGTTTTGTGATGAATCGGCGGAGCGTACGGCCTGGTCGGGTGGCAGCGGTGCGCTACTCGAGGGCGGACTCTCTCCGCGCATCGCGCTCAATGCGGCGCTCGTTTGCGCCGGCGTCGGCACCTTTGCGATTCTTGTGTTCGCAATCAGTGCTGCGTACGTACCCGCACTCGTAGGCGGCCTCATCGGAGTTCTCTGCTGGTCGTATAGCGCGCCGCCGATGCGCTTACTTGCGCGCGGCTGGGGCGAGCTCGACACAGCCGTCATAATAGCGCTGCTTTTCCCGCTGGCCGGATACGTGACGTTTGCGCACGTGCCGGCGCTGCGGTTGTTCGCCAGTAGCCTGCCTTCTATTGCGGCGATGTTCGTCTTGATGTTTTGCGTCGAGTATCCGGACATCGATTCCGATTGCGCGACCGGAAAGTTGAACCTCATCGCCCGGCTGGGGCGCGAACGCTCGCGTTATCTGATTTACGGCGCGGTGGGGGCCATCTACGCCGGAACGATTCTTGCAATCGTGCTCGGCGGCGTCATACCACTTGCCTATTTCGTCGCTCTGACGATACCGATCGCGTGGTTCTTATGCAAGCGGGTGGGTACTGCAAGCGTAGCCGACGTCGCAGCAAGCGGCGTCGCGCTGTTCGTCGTGACGATCCTCGGATCGACGCTTGCCTACGTGGCGCTTATACTTTGA